The Saccharopolyspora gloriosae genome has a segment encoding these proteins:
- the ccsB gene encoding c-type cytochrome biogenesis protein CcsB has translation MPVNQMLSNYSDMAFATSVVVYIAAMLLYFAEFAYGGRKQSARTREAQLVTTAGAGADSSTGERVGRIDTPQKRPLSERFGGMAVSMTVLGILVHTASLVFRGVATGRAPWGNMYEFGSAICLAAVIAWTIVLFRQMRAERRESSSAQLRGLGGFLLLPVVLLLFLSGTVLYARAAPLQPALQSYWIVIHVSAAIVSSGALLFAGVASVLFMLRARHENNPLKMVRVGSRLPTTQVLDRMAYRATVIIFPVWTFAIVAGAIWAEAAWGRFWGWDPKETCSFIAWVVYAAYLHARATAGWRGVKAAWINITGLAVMIFNLFFINIVVSGLHSYAGL, from the coding sequence ATGCCGGTCAACCAGATGTTGTCCAACTACAGCGACATGGCGTTCGCGACCTCGGTGGTCGTCTACATCGCCGCCATGCTGCTGTACTTCGCGGAGTTCGCCTACGGCGGGCGCAAGCAGTCCGCCCGCACCCGCGAGGCGCAACTGGTCACCACGGCCGGCGCCGGCGCGGACTCCTCGACCGGCGAGCGGGTCGGCCGGATCGACACTCCGCAGAAGCGCCCGCTGTCCGAGCGGTTCGGCGGCATGGCCGTGTCGATGACGGTGCTCGGCATCCTGGTGCACACCGCTTCGCTGGTGTTCCGCGGTGTGGCCACCGGCCGCGCGCCGTGGGGCAACATGTACGAGTTCGGCTCCGCGATCTGCCTGGCCGCGGTGATCGCCTGGACGATCGTGCTGTTCCGGCAGATGCGCGCCGAGCGCCGGGAGTCCTCGTCCGCGCAACTGCGCGGGCTCGGCGGGTTCCTGCTGCTGCCGGTGGTGCTGCTGCTGTTCCTGTCCGGCACCGTGCTCTACGCCCGCGCCGCGCCGCTGCAGCCCGCGTTGCAGTCCTACTGGATCGTGATCCACGTGAGCGCGGCGATCGTCTCCAGCGGTGCGCTGCTGTTCGCCGGTGTCGCCAGCGTGCTGTTCATGCTGCGCGCCCGGCACGAGAACAACCCGCTCAAGATGGTCCGGGTCGGTTCCCGGCTGCCCACCACGCAGGTGCTGGACCGGATGGCCTACCGCGCCACCGTGATCATCTTCCCGGTGTGGACGTTCGCGATCGTCGCCGGTGCGATTTGGGCCGAGGCCGCCTGGGGCCGGTTCTGGGGCTGGGACCCGAAGGAGACCTGTTCGTTCATCGCGTGGGTCGTCTACGCTGCGTACCTGCATGCGCGTGCGACCGCGGGGTGGCGGGGAGTCAAGGCCGCGTGGATCAACATCACCGGCCTGGCTGTCATGATCTTCAATCTTTTCTTCATCAACATCGTCGTCTCCGGACTGCACTCGTACGCTGGACTGTGA
- a CDS encoding cytochrome c biogenesis protein ResB, translated as MSRFRSLLAFLRNTWRGLTSMRTALVLLFLLAMAALPGALIPQRSLNPAEVDKYFTEYPKLAPVLEKLGAFEVFSSVWFASIYVLLFISLIGCLLPRCLEYYRQLRGRPVRTPRNLSRMPHHASATVDGTPEEALAAAHRRLRGWRKDEREEDDGTRSISAERGYLREAGNLVFHFALVGLLVTVAGGKILGYEGQVIVMADGSEFCNSGTYNYDSFRAGLSVDGTQLSPFCLRVNGFDVKYQHTGQVASYRVGMEYQSGADLENGSWQPYDLHVNHPLRTAGDRIYLTGNGYAPRFTVTFPDGQQRTQLTQWQPMDVTTMLSQGATKFDQPGVTDEVQRRETQLAVTGLFAPTAAYQGKVLSSQFPDLLEPTAAVDVLRGDLGLDSGRGQSIFGVDQKMVESGRLNKVARENVRVGEEIRLDDGTSIRFDGVERWANLQISHDPFQPYVLGFAIAVIFGISASLSIKRRRIWVRVAPAPGTGVDDPARTVVEVGGLARTDQAGYGEEFTRLAKDLLGTDGSDAESPGAASARGRKS; from the coding sequence ATGTCCCGATTCCGCTCTTTGCTGGCTTTCCTGCGCAACACCTGGCGCGGACTGACGTCGATGCGCACCGCTCTGGTGCTGCTGTTCCTGCTGGCGATGGCCGCGTTGCCGGGTGCGTTGATCCCGCAGCGCTCGCTGAACCCCGCCGAGGTCGACAAGTACTTCACCGAGTACCCGAAACTCGCGCCCGTGCTGGAGAAGCTGGGCGCGTTCGAGGTGTTCAGCTCCGTCTGGTTCGCCTCGATCTACGTGCTGCTGTTCATCTCGCTGATCGGCTGTCTGCTGCCGCGCTGCCTGGAGTACTACCGGCAGTTGCGCGGCAGGCCGGTGCGCACCCCGCGCAACCTGTCCCGGATGCCGCACCACGCTTCGGCCACTGTGGACGGAACGCCGGAGGAGGCGCTGGCCGCCGCGCATCGCAGGCTGCGCGGCTGGCGCAAGGACGAGCGGGAGGAGGACGACGGCACCCGCTCGATCAGCGCGGAACGCGGCTACCTGCGGGAGGCGGGGAACCTGGTGTTCCACTTCGCGCTCGTCGGGCTGCTGGTGACCGTCGCGGGCGGCAAGATCCTCGGCTACGAGGGCCAAGTGATCGTGATGGCCGACGGCTCCGAGTTCTGCAACTCCGGTACGTACAACTACGACTCGTTCCGCGCCGGTCTCAGCGTGGACGGCACCCAGCTGAGCCCGTTCTGCCTGCGGGTCAACGGCTTCGACGTGAAGTACCAGCACACCGGCCAGGTGGCGAGCTACCGGGTGGGCATGGAGTACCAGTCCGGCGCCGACTTGGAGAACGGCAGCTGGCAGCCCTACGACCTGCACGTGAACCATCCGCTGCGGACCGCGGGCGACCGGATCTACTTGACCGGCAACGGCTACGCCCCCCGGTTCACCGTCACGTTCCCCGACGGCCAGCAGCGCACCCAGCTGACGCAGTGGCAGCCGATGGACGTCACCACGATGTTGTCGCAGGGCGCCACCAAGTTCGACCAGCCCGGTGTCACCGACGAGGTGCAGCGGCGGGAGACCCAGCTGGCGGTGACCGGCCTGTTCGCGCCGACCGCCGCCTACCAGGGCAAGGTGCTGAGCTCGCAGTTCCCGGATCTGCTCGAGCCGACCGCGGCGGTGGACGTGCTGCGCGGCGACCTCGGCCTGGACTCCGGGCGCGGTCAGTCGATCTTCGGGGTGGACCAGAAGATGGTGGAGTCCGGGCGGCTGAACAAGGTCGCGCGGGAGAACGTGCGGGTCGGCGAGGAGATCCGGCTCGACGACGGCACCTCCATCCGCTTCGACGGCGTGGAGCGCTGGGCGAACCTGCAGATCTCGCACGACCCGTTCCAGCCGTACGTCCTCGGTTTCGCGATCGCGGTGATCTTCGGGATCAGCGCCTCGTTGAGCATCAAACGCCGGCGGATCTGGGTGCGGGTAGCCCCGGCCCCCGGGACCGGCGTGGACGATCCCGCGCGTACCGTTGTCGAGGTCGGCGGACTGGCCCGCACCGACCAGGCAGGCTACGGCGAGGAGTTCACCCGGCTGGCCAAGGACCTGCTCGGAACGGACGGCTCCGATGCGGAGTCGCCGGGGGCAGCATCCGCACGCGGAAGGAAGAGCTGA
- a CDS encoding cytochrome c biogenesis CcdA family protein: MNPTELAASGPLLFAAVIAVLAGTVSFASPCVVPLVPGYLAYLAGVVGAEAPPVDSTEAQQARRGRWRVAGAALLFVAGFSVVFAAGTVLLLGLSDALFANELLLQRIGGVVTVAMGLVFLGMIPALQRDVRSHRVPQAGLWGAPLLGAVFGLGWTPCLGPTLTGVMSLAIGTEAGTGTAVRGVLLVAAYCIGLGLPFVLLALGARWAVRSTDWLRRRGRVIQIAGGALLVVVGVLLVTGLWGELVTVLREPVAGFETPI, translated from the coding sequence GTGAACCCGACCGAGCTAGCCGCGTCCGGCCCGCTGCTTTTCGCGGCCGTGATCGCAGTGCTCGCCGGGACGGTCAGCTTCGCTTCGCCGTGCGTCGTGCCGTTGGTGCCGGGGTACCTGGCTTATCTGGCGGGCGTGGTGGGCGCCGAAGCCCCGCCCGTCGATTCCACCGAGGCTCAGCAGGCCCGCCGCGGCCGGTGGCGGGTGGCCGGTGCGGCGCTGCTGTTCGTGGCCGGGTTCAGCGTCGTGTTCGCCGCCGGAACGGTGCTGCTGCTGGGCTTGTCCGACGCGTTGTTCGCGAATGAGCTGCTGTTGCAGCGCATCGGCGGTGTCGTCACCGTCGCGATGGGTCTGGTGTTCCTCGGCATGATCCCGGCGTTGCAGCGCGACGTCCGGTCGCACCGGGTTCCGCAGGCCGGGTTGTGGGGCGCCCCGCTGCTCGGCGCGGTGTTCGGGCTGGGCTGGACCCCCTGCCTCGGCCCGACGCTGACCGGGGTGATGTCGTTGGCCATCGGAACCGAGGCGGGCACCGGCACCGCCGTGCGCGGCGTGCTGCTCGTCGCGGCGTACTGCATCGGGCTCGGGTTGCCGTTCGTGCTGCTGGCGCTGGGCGCGCGGTGGGCGGTGCGCAGCACGGACTGGCTGCGCCGCCGGGGCCGCGTCATCCAGATCGCCGGTGGCGCGCTGCTGGTCGTGGTGGGCGTACTGCTCGTCACCGGGCTGTGGGGAGAACTGGTCACTGTGCTGCGCGAACCCGTCGCCGGATTCGAGACGCCGATCTGA
- a CDS encoding DUF397 domain-containing protein: MWRPRWNESVSATVHWRKSSHSGEESNCVEVGITRVVISVRDSKAPRNATLAFSPKLWSAFLRSLRA, encoded by the coding sequence ATGTGGCGGCCGCGATGGAACGAGAGTGTGAGCGCGACGGTGCATTGGCGTAAGTCCAGTCACAGCGGGGAGGAGAGCAACTGCGTGGAAGTCGGCATCACCCGCGTCGTCATCTCGGTCCGCGACTCGAAAGCACCCCGCAACGCAACTCTCGCCTTCTCACCGAAGCTCTGGTCGGCCTTCCTCCGCTCCTTGCGCGCCTGA
- a CDS encoding helix-turn-helix transcriptional regulator gives MTSVRARGLGAEIRELRKAAGLRLEHLAQRCGWSRATLGRIESGERVPSEAELTALLDTLAVSGSERVRLFELVHAATEARWWEAGYAGMPSALTALIDFERLATRITDMALALVPGLLQTPDYTRAVLSAGGVRDADLESRVALRLGRQGVLTREEPAQLHAYLDESVVHRPVGGHRVMADQLRHLVRMGRRPNVSVRVIPFSAGAYAELNGSQLILEFARQRPVVHLEQRRRGAFLEVPADTAPFLETAARLPSVALDQAESALLITDVAAAMERECERDGALA, from the coding sequence ATGACCAGTGTTCGAGCGCGGGGACTGGGCGCTGAGATACGAGAACTCCGCAAGGCTGCCGGATTGCGATTGGAACATCTCGCGCAGCGGTGTGGGTGGTCCAGGGCGACTCTCGGTCGGATCGAATCCGGTGAGCGAGTGCCGAGCGAGGCCGAACTGACCGCCTTGCTGGACACGCTCGCCGTGTCCGGTTCGGAGCGAGTGCGGTTGTTCGAGCTCGTCCACGCGGCCACCGAGGCCCGCTGGTGGGAAGCCGGGTACGCCGGGATGCCCAGCGCGCTCACCGCGCTGATCGACTTCGAGCGGCTCGCGACCCGGATCACCGACATGGCGCTGGCGCTGGTGCCGGGACTGCTGCAGACCCCGGACTACACCCGCGCGGTGCTGAGCGCGGGCGGCGTGCGGGACGCGGACCTGGAGTCGCGGGTCGCGCTGCGCCTCGGCAGGCAGGGCGTGCTCACCCGGGAGGAGCCGGCACAGCTGCACGCCTACCTCGACGAGTCCGTGGTGCACCGGCCGGTCGGCGGGCACCGCGTGATGGCGGACCAGCTCAGGCACCTGGTGCGGATGGGGCGCAGGCCGAACGTGTCGGTGCGGGTGATCCCGTTCTCCGCCGGCGCGTACGCCGAGCTCAACGGCAGCCAGCTGATCCTGGAGTTCGCCAGGCAACGTCCCGTGGTCCACCTGGAACAGCGCCGCCGCGGCGCGTTCCTGGAGGTGCCCGCGGACACCGCGCCGTTCCTCGAAACCGCCGCCCGGCTGCCCTCGGTCGCCCTCGATCAGGCCGAGTCCGCGCTGCTGATCACGGATGTGGCGGCCGCGATGGAACGAGAGTGTGAGCGCGACGGTGCATTGGCGTAA
- a CDS encoding TlpA disulfide reductase family protein, with amino-acid sequence MRSLLTRAALAVATVSLLGGCATAGKDAVEQGSEFTFVSPGGQTRIFYPEAERQHLTKLGGESLLEEGKRIGLQDFPGEVVVVNLWGSWCGPCRAEADDLQAVQDKAGPQGVQVLGIDVRDSRSAAMDFHRDRGLSYPSIFDPSGRSLLALKQYPRSAVPSTIILDRHHRVAAVFLTEMLESELLPEVQKIASEPAS; translated from the coding sequence ATGAGGAGCCTGCTGACCAGGGCCGCGCTGGCGGTGGCGACGGTGAGTCTGCTCGGTGGCTGCGCCACGGCGGGAAAGGACGCCGTGGAGCAGGGCAGCGAGTTCACGTTCGTCTCGCCGGGCGGGCAGACCCGCATCTTCTACCCCGAAGCGGAACGGCAGCACCTCACCAAGCTGGGCGGGGAAAGCCTGTTGGAAGAGGGCAAACGAATCGGTTTGCAGGACTTCCCCGGCGAGGTCGTGGTGGTGAATCTGTGGGGTTCCTGGTGCGGTCCTTGTCGCGCGGAGGCCGATGATCTGCAGGCCGTCCAGGACAAGGCGGGGCCGCAAGGCGTTCAGGTGCTCGGCATCGACGTGCGCGACAGTCGTTCGGCGGCGATGGATTTCCATCGGGATCGCGGGTTGAGCTACCCGTCGATTTTTGACCCGTCGGGTCGTTCGCTGTTGGCGCTGAAGCAATATCCGCGGAGTGCGGTGCCGTCCACCATCATTCTGGATCGGCACCATCGCGTGGCCGCGGTTTTCCTCACGGAAATGCTGGAGAGCGAACTTCTTCCGGAAGTGCAGAAGATCGCCTCGGAACCCGCCTCCTGA